In Periplaneta americana isolate PAMFEO1 chromosome 4, P.americana_PAMFEO1_priV1, whole genome shotgun sequence, one DNA window encodes the following:
- the LOC138698769 gene encoding UPF0235 protein C15orf40 homolog — ISSLLLVETKQIEEKTAESAVFTDKQGNVTIRIQAKPSAKQNAVTEIGSEAIGVQINAPPVEGEANTELVKFLAAVLGVRKSDISLEKGSRSRLKTVVVAEGTLTADQVMVKLKETARTG; from the exons ataTCTTCTTTGTTACTTGTG GAAACAAAACAGATAGAAGAGAAAACTGCTGAGTCAGCTGTATTTACTGACAAACAGGGAAATGTAACCATTAGAATCCAAGCGAAACCTAGTGCCAAGCAGAATGCTGTAACAG AGATTGGCAGTGAAGCAATTGGGGTACAGATCAATGCACCCCCTGTCGAAGGCGAGGCAAACACGGAGCTTGTGAAGTTCCTGGCAGCTGTGCTGGGTGTGAGGAAAAGTGACATTTCCTTAGAGAAG GGATCTCGATCCAGACTCAAGACTGTGGTGGTTGCTGAAGGTACCTTGACCGCAGATCAAGTGATGGTCAAGTTGAAGGAAACCGCGAGAACTGGTTAA